One Budorcas taxicolor isolate Tak-1 chromosome 6, Takin1.1, whole genome shotgun sequence DNA segment encodes these proteins:
- the GK2 gene encoding glycerol kinase 2, with product MAAPKTAAGGPLVGAVVQGTDYSKFVVFNSKTSEVLSHHRVGLTQEFPKEGWIEQDPKQILQSVNECIEKTCEKLQELNIDISNIKAIGVSNQRETTVVWDKLTGEPLYNAVMWLDVRTQSTVETLSKKIPGNNNFVKSKTGLPLSTYFSAVKLRWILDNVRKAQKAVEEGRALFGTIDSWLIWSLTGGVDGGIHCTDVTNASRTMLFNIHSLEWDKELCDFFEIPMDILPNIWSSSEIYGRMKTGALEGVPISGCLGDQSAALVGQMCFQEGQAKNTYGTGCFLLCNTGHKCVFSECGLLTTVAYKLGKNKPVFYALEGSVAIGGAVIHWLRDNLGIIKTSEESEKLAKEAGTSYGCYFIPAFSGLYAPYWEPTARGIICGLTQFTNKSHIAFAALEAICFQTREILDAMNRDCGIPLSHLQVDGEMTNNKVLMQLQADILHIPVIKASMPETMALGAAMAAGAAEGVNVWSLKPEDLSTIMMERFEPQIKATESEIRYSTWKKAVMKSMGWVTGQPSESSESNNFSSLPLGFFIVTSMIMLIGARYISSIFS from the coding sequence ATGGCAGCTCCGAAGACAGCAGCTGGGGGGCCGTTGGTGGGGGCAGTGGTCCAGGGTACGGACTACTCTAAGTTTGTGGTtttcaattcaaaaacatcagaagTACTTAGTCACCATCGAGTGGGATTAACCCAAGAGTTCCCAAAAGAAGGATGGATAGAACAAGACCCTAAGCAAATTCTTCAGTCTGTTAATGAATGTATAGAGAAAACATGTGAGAAACTTCAAGAACTGAATATCGATATATCCAACATAAAGGCTATTGGTGTCAGCAATCAAAGGGAAACCACTGTGGTCTGGGACAAATTAACCGGTGAGCCACTCTATAATGCTGTGATGTGGCTTGATGTAAGAACCCAGTCTACTGTTGAGACTCTTAGTAAAAAAATTCCAGGAAATAATAACTTCGTCAAGTCCAAGACAGGTCTTCCACTCAGCACTTACTTCAGTGCAGTGAAACTTCGTTGGATTCTTGACAATGTGAGAAAAGCTCAAAAGGCTGTTGAAGAAGGCAGAGCTCTTTTTGGTACTATTGATTCATGGCTTATCTGGAGTCTGACGGGAGGAGTTGATGGAGGTATCCATTGCACAGATGTAACAAATGCCAGTAGGACGATGCTATTCAACATCCATTCTTTAGAGTGGGATAAAGAGCTGTGTGATTTTTTTGAAATTCCAATGGACATTCTTCCAAATATCTGGAGTTCTTCTGAGATCTATGGGCGAATGAAAACTGGGGCCCTGGAAGGTGTGCCAATATCTGGATGCTTGGGGGACCAGTCTGCTGCATTAGTAGGACAAATGTGCTTCCAGGAAGGACAAGCCAAAAACACGTATGGGACAGGCTGCTTCTTACTATGTAATACAGGTCATAAATGTGTGTTTTCTGAATGTGGCCTCCTGACCACAGTGGCTTACAAGCTAGGCAAAAACAAGCCCGTTTTTTATGCACTGGAAGGTTCTGTGGCCATAGGCGGTGCTGTTATTCACTGGCTGAGAGACAATCTTGGAATTATAAAAACctcagaagaaagtgaaaaacttgCTAAAGAAGCAGGTACTTCTTATGGCTGCTACTTCATCCCAGCCTTTTCAGGGTTGTATGCACCTTATTGGGAGCCCACTGCAAGAGGGATCATCTGTGGGCTCACTCAGTTCACCAATAAGAGTCATATTGCTTTTGCCGCATTGGAAGCTATTTGTTTCCAAACCCGAGAGATTCTGGATGCCATGAACCGTGACTGTGGAATTCCACTCAGTCATTTGCAGGTGGATGGAGAAATGACGAACAACAAAGTTCTTATGCAACTACAAGCAGACATTCTGCATATTCCAGTAATAAAAGCCTCCATGCCTGAAACAATGGCCCTGGGAGCTGCCATGGCAGCCGGAGCTGCAGAAGGGGTGAATGTCTGGAGCCTTAAACCCGAGGATTTGTCAACCATCATGATGGAACGGTTTGAACCACAGATCAAAGCCACAGAAAGTGAAATTCGTTATTCTACATGGAAGAAAGCTGTGATGAAGTCAATGGGTTGGGTTACAGGTCAGCCTTCTGAAAGTAGTGAATCTAATAACTTCTCTAGTCTGCCCTTGGGTTTTTTTATAGTGACTAGCATGATAATGTTAATTGGAGCAAGATATATCTCAAGTATATTTTCATAA